A window of Nocardiopsis sp. Huas11 genomic DNA:
CTGCCTCACACCGAAGGGCTTCACGGCCTCCCGTGTGCGGCTCGCCGAGGGCGTGTACGTGGACCTGTACAACGTGCACGCCAACGCCGGGGTCTCCGACCGCGACCTCGCGGCCCGACGCGCCAACCTCACCCAGACACGGTTCGTCGAGCGGCACTCGGCCGGGAACGCGGTCGTCGTGGCGGGCGACACCAACACCCGCTACACGCGTGCCGGCGACAACATCCGCGAACTCGCCGACACGCTCGGGCCGGCCGACGCCTGGGTGGAGCACGAGCGCGGCGGCGACCGCCCCGCCGCGGGTTCGCCCGCGCTGGTGTGCGAGACCAACGCGCCCACCGACGACTGCGAGGTCGTCGACAAGATCCTGTTCCGCTCCAGCCCGGTAGTCGGCCTGCGGTCGGCCGACTACCGCAACGACCACGCGGACTTTTTGGACGACGACGGCCGGATGCTCTCCGACCACTACCCGCACACCGCCGAGTTCGCCTGGTCGCTCGCCCCGGCGTCCTGATGAGCGATCTCGCCGGCGGTCCGCACGGCACCCCGTTCACCGACGTGGAACGGGTCGTGGCCGGAGCCGAACCCCGCACGCTGTCCCTTCGCGCGGGTGCGCGCCTGGACCAGGTGGCGATGGGCCACACCGACGGCGGGCGCGTCTCCCACGGCGGGACGGGCGGCACCGAGCGAACGCTCACGCTCGAGGCGGGCGAACACCTGGTCTCGGCCACCCTGTCGACGGGCAGGCGTGACGGACGCACGCGGGTGTTCCACGCCGAGTTCACCACCGACCGCGGGCGCACGCTCTCGGGCGGCACGCCCACCTCGGACACGGTGTCCTTCACCGCGCCCGAGGGGTGGCGCGTCGCCGGGTTCCACGGGCGCTCGGGCGACGAGGTCGACAAGCTCGGCGTCGTCTACACCCCGATCCCCTAGGAGTACCGATCCCCTGGGCGCCGCGTCACGAGCCCGGCCCCCGCGGGACCGGGCTCGTGACGCCGCGCGGATCAGGATCCGTCGAGGACCGGGTAGTCGGTGTAGCCGCGGTGGTCGCCACCGTAGAAGGAGCCGGAGTCGGGCGCGTTGTAGGGGCCGCCGGCCCGCACCCGGTCCAGCAGGTCGGGGTTGGCCAGCCAGGCACTGCCGAGGGCGACCGCGTCGGCCACGTCCTCCTCCAGCGCGGACACGGCGGGGGCCAGGTCCAGACCGGAGGCGGGGTTGTGGACCAAGGCGCCCCGCCACTCCTTGCGGAACAGCTCGGCGGTCTCCCGGGAGGCCATCGCCAGGTGCAGGAACGCCAGGTCGGGACGGTCGTTCAGGGCGTCGAGCAGGGCGAGGTACTGGGTGCGGGTGTCGCTCTCGGAGATGCCGTTGAAGGGGTTGCCCGGGGACAGGCGCAGGGCGGTGCGCTCGGCGCCGACGGTGTCGGCGACCGCGCCCACGGCCTGGACGGCGAAGCGGGCCCGGTTCTCGGGGGTGCCGCCGTACTCGTCGGTGCGCCGGTTGGCCCCGTCGGCGAGGAACTGGTGGATCAGGTAGCCGTTGGCCCCGTGCAGTTCGACGCCGTCGAAGCCGGCGGTGATCGCGTTGCGGGCGGCCGAGGCGAAGTCGTCGAGGGCCTCGTCGATGTCGGAGGAGGTCAGCTCACGCGGGACCGGGTGCTCGACCATGCCGGAGCCGTCGAACATGGACTCGCCCGAGGCGATCGCCGAGGGGCCGACCGGCAGGCCGCCGTCGGGGTACAGGCTCGGGTGGCCGACCCGGCCGGTGTGCATGATCTGGGCGAAGATCCGGCCGCCCCGGTCGTGGACGGCGCCGGTGACGCGCTTCCACGCCTCCACCTGCCCGGCGGAGTGCAGGCCGGGCGTGTTGATGTAGCCCTGCCCCCGCACGCTCGGCTGGGTGCCCTCGGTGATGATGAGCCCGGCGGAGGCGCGCTGGGCGTAGTACTCGGCGACGAGGTCGTCGACCTGGCCGTCGACGTAGGCGCGCGACCGGGTCATCGGCGCCATGAACAGGCGGTTGGGAAGCTGCAGGCCGCCGAGGGCGATGGGGTCGAACAGGGTGCTCATCGTGGTCTCTCCACACTCTCGCGGGGCGGTGCCCCTGGCTGATGTCCTCAAGCTAGGCAGGGGCGCTCACCGTCTCCTCGCCGTCCGCTGTCCACCGCTGTCCGTCCGCTGTCCGTCCGCTGTCCGTCCGTCGGCCGACCGCGGTGGCCCGGCCGGTGACCGCCGCGGCCCGGCGGCATACGCTGGTCTGCATGCGATTCGGCGTACTGGGGCAGCTCGCGGTGTGGACCGGCGACGACGAGCCGGTTCGTGTACCCGGGGCCAAGGTCAGGGCACTCCTGGCCCACCTGCTGGTCCACCGCGGCACCCCGGTGTCGGCGGACCGGCTCGGAGCGGACCTGTGGGACGAGCCCGCGCACGACACCTCGGCGGCGGTGCAGACCGCGGTCTCGCGCCTGCGCGGCGCCCTGGAGCGGGCCGAGGCCGGCGCGCGCGGCCGGGTGGAGTCGGGGCCCTCCGGCTACCGCCTGCGCGTGGATCCCGGCCAGGTCGACGCCGACCGCTTCGAGGACCTGGTCGGCCGGGCCCGCGGCGCCGGCCCGGCCGAGGCCGCCGACCTGCTCGGGCAGGCGCTGGCGCTGTGGCGCGGTCCCGCCCTGGCCGACCACGCCGACGCGCCCTTCGCCGTCCCCGCGGTGGGCCGGTGGGAGGAGATGCGCCTGACCGCCGTCGAGGACCGCGTCCTGGCCCGGCTCGCTCTGGGGGAGGACGCCGCGCTCGTCGCCGAGATCGACGAACTGCTGCGCGCCGAACCGCTGCGGGAGCGGCTGCGCGCCGCGCACATGCTCGCCCTGTACCGCTCCGGCCGCCAGACCGAGGCGCTGGAGAGCTACCGGCGCGGCCGCGACCTCCTGGCGCGGGAGATCGGTGTGGAGCCGGGACACGACCTGGTCCGCCTGCACGAGCGGGTCCTGGCACAGTCCCCCGACCTGGACCCCGCGACCGCGCCCACGCCGGGGCCCGCACCCGCCACCTCCGCCTCACCCGCCGCGGCTCCCGCCGCCCTCACGGGCGCCGCCGTCCCCGCCACCGCACCGGAGCCCGCGCGCTCCGCCGTGCCCGCGTCCGTGGGCTCGCCCCCGGTCCGTCTGCCGGCCCCGCTGACCGACGTGGTCGGCCGCCAGGAGTCCGCGCAGCGGCTCCGGGGCGATCTGGAGCGCTTCCGCCTGGTGACGCTCGTGGGGCCCGGCGGGGTCGGCAAGACCACCCTCGCCCTGAGCGCGCTCTCGGAGGCCCCGGCCGGCTCCCCCGTGTGGTTCGTCGAACTGGTCGGACGGGCTCCGGACGCCACCACCCCCGACCAGGTCGCCGACGCGATCGCCGCCGCCATGGGACTACAGGACGAGGGCGACGTCGGCGGCCAGACCCGGGAGCGTTCCTCGGCCGACCGCCTGGCGACGTCGTTGGGCACCCAGCCCGCGCTGCTGGTCCTGGACAACTGCGAGCACGTGACCGAGCCGGTCGCGGCCCTGGCCGTCGTGCTCCTGCGCGCCGCGCCGGGGCTGCGGATGCTGGCGACCAGCCGCGAACCGCTGGGCGTACCCGGCGAGCGCCTGCACCAGGTGCGACCGCTGCGGGTGCCCGGTGACCACTCCCCCGCCGAGATGGCCGGGTCCGACGCCGTCGAGCTCTTCGTCCGCAGGGTCAGGGCGTCCCTGCCCTCCTTCACCCTCGACGGGGACAACGCCGAGGCGGTGGCCACCGTCTGCCGCCGCCTGGACGGACTGCCGCTGGCCCTGGAACTGGCCGCCGCCCGGGTGCGCTCGCTCGGCGTCCGCGAGCTCGCCACACGGCTGGACGACCGCTTCCAGCTCCTGGGCGGCGGAGGCTCGGGGCTGCACGAGCGGCAGCAGACCCTGCGCGCGACGGTCGACTGGAGCTGGCGCCTGCTGACCGGGGCCGAACGCGCCGTCCTGGGCCGGCTCTCCGTCCAGCTCGGATCGTTCTCCCTGGACGCGGCCGAGGCCGTCGCGGTCGGCCCGCTCCCCGACGGGGGCCGGGTGGACACCGCCGACGCGGCCGGTGTGCTGGCCACGCTCGTGGACCGGTCCCTGGTCGTGGCCCGCCAGGACAGCGAGGGCACCGGCTTCCGCCTGCTGGAGACGATCCGCGCCTTCGCGCGCCAGAAGCTGGCCGAGTCCGGGGACGAGGCCGAGGCCCGGCGCCGCCACGCCCACCACACCGCCGACCGCCTGGCGCGGCGCGAGTCGCTCACGCTCACCGCGGACACCGCTCGGTCCCTGGACCGGAGGGACCAGGACGCGGCCAACGTCCGGGCCGCCGTGGAATGGGCGGCCGAGCACGGGGAGGCGGGTCCGGCCCTGCGCATCACCGGCTCCCTGGGCTGGGCCTGGTATCTGCGGGGGCGCTACCGCGAGGGCGGGCGACTGCTGTCCCTGGCCCTGTCGGCCTCCGGCGAGGCCACCGACGCCGAACGCGCCCTCGCCCTGCTCTGGCGGTTCTCGCTCGCCTACACCGAGTGCCCCCGCCCCGGACTCCAGGACACCGCGCGCGAGGCGATCGCGCTCGCGGAGCGCTCCGGAGACCCGCTGCTGCCGGCCAAGATCCGCACCGTCCTCGTCCACGTGGCGTCGATGGCGGACGGCCCCTCGGCCCCGGTGCGCTCCCCGCGCGAGGTCGTGGAGGAGGCCCACCGCCTGTTCGAGGCCTCCGGCGAACGGTGGTGGCAGGCCTTCGCCCAGAACCTGCGCGGCTGGTGGGCGATGCGTCGCAGCGAACTGGCCGAGACGCGTCGCCACGGCAGGGAGAGCCTGGAGCACTTCGTGGCGCTGGAGGAGCCCTGGGGGCAGGTCCGCGCGTGCGGCCTGCTCGGGATCCTGGCCGAGATCGAAGGCGACTACGAGGAGGCCGCGGAGCTGCACCGCACGGCCCTGGACCACGCCGAGCGGATCGGCCTGGTGGCCGTGGTCGTGGAGGAGCTGACCCGGCTGGCGCGCGTGCACATGCTCACCGGCGACTTCGCCCGGGCCGACGAGTACAACCACACCGCGCTGCGCGTGTCCGGGGAGCAGGCGTTCGACAGCAAGGTGGTGTTCGTGCAGGGGGGCCTGGCGATGACCGCGCGGCGGCGCGGCCGTCCCGAGGAGGCCGAACGCTACCTGCGCCGGATCCTGGACGCCCACCAACGCGACGGCTACCGGCCGGGGCAGGCGTTCGCCCTGGCCGAGCTGGGCATGTGCGCCGAGGCGCGCGGGGACGCGGCCGCCGCCCGGGACCTGCACGCGCAGGGGCTGGAGGCCGCCCGGCGCGTCGGCGACCCCCGCGCGGTGGCGATGGCACTGGAGGGCCTGGCCGGGGCCGACGCCCTGGACGGCGAGGGCGAACGCGCGGCCCGGCTGCTGGGCGCCGCCGCCCGGGCCAGGGAGGAGACGGGCGCTCCCCTGCCCTCGGCCGAGCGCTTCGACGTCGACCGGATCACCGCCGCCGTGCGCGGGCTGCTGGGGGAGGCGGCTCTGGAGCGCGCATGGGCCCACGGGCACGGGTGGGTGCTCTCGGAGGCGGTCGAGCGAGCGCTGGGCGAGCCTTCGGTGCCCGAGCGCGCCTGAGCGCCGAGCGGCCCGACCGCCCACCGTGAACACGCTGTGGCCACATCCGGCCACAGCGTGTTCACGTTGACGCACGGGTCGAGCGGGCTTCACCTGCGTGAGTGCGCAAACCAGGCATTCGGCCACGATAGTCACGCATGGTTAGTCATATTGACAACGCGTAGGGCTCTCTCCTCCAATGACTGCCAAGTATTCGACGCCTCGACCCCGCTCCCCCGGAGGCCTCGTGAGAACCACACTCGCCCGACGAACCCTCATCCCCCTCACACTCGCGGCGCTGACCCTGGGACTCCTGGGCCCCATGGGCGCGGGCGCCGCCACCGACCCCGCCCGGTTCGAGATCCACGGACCGGACTCCCCCGAGGAACGCACGGCGATCGCGGCGACCGGCGCCGCCATCGACGAGGTCCGCGACGGCTCCGTCGTCGTCACGGCCACACCCTCCGAGGCCGACGCCCTCACCGGCCTCGGGCACAAGCTGACGGAGATCGCCCCCGGGCCGGTGCTCCCGCTCGCACCGGACGAGGGCTACACCACCTTCGACGAACTGCGCGAGACGATCGACGAGGTGGTCGCCGCCCATCCCGGCATCGCCGCGCAGTCCGTGATCGGACAGTCGCACGAGGGCCGTGACCTGGTCGCGGTCAAGATCAGCGACGACGCCGCCGTGGACCAGGACGAACCCGAGGTCCTGTTCACGCACTCCCAGCACGCCCGCGAACACCTCACCGTGGAGATGGCCGTCTACCTCATGCGGCTGCTGACCGACGAGTACGGCAGCGACGCGCGCATCACGGACCTGGTGGACTCCCGGGAGATCTGGATCCTGCCCAACGTCAACCCCGACGGCGCCGAGTACGACATGGCCGGCTCCACCTGGCGGAACTGGCGCAAGAACCGGCAGCCGAACCAGGGCTCGTCCGCGGTGGGCACCGACATGAACCGCAACTGGGACCACCTCTGGGGCTGCTGCAACGGCTCCTCCGGCAACCCGTCCAGCAGTACCTACCGCGGCCCGGCCCCGGAGTCGGCGCCCGAGGTGTCCGCGGTGGCGGAGTTCGTCCGCGGCCGGGTGGTCGGCGGCGAGCAGCAGATCACCGCCGCCATCGACTTCCACACCTACAGCGAGCTGATCCTGTGGCCCTACGGCTACACCTACGACGAGGTCGGCGACGGCATGACGAGGGAGGAGTACGACACCCACGCCGCCCTGGGCATCCACATGGCCGACGCCAACGGCTACACGCCCCAGCAGTCCAGCGACCTGTACATCACCGACGGGACGATCAACGACTGGCTCTGGGCCGACCAGCGCATCGTCAACTACACGTACGAGATGTACCCCGCCAGTTCCTGGGGCGGCGGCTTCTACCCGCCCTCGTCCGTGATCGACCGCGAGACCTCCCGGAACAGGGAGGCCGTCCTGCGCCTGCTCGACTACGCGGACTGCCCCTACCGCATCATCGGTGAGGAGGAGGCGTACTGCTCCTGACCCCGCACGCGCCGTGGCCCCGGACACCTCTCGGTGCCCGGGGCCGTCGCCATCGAACGCAACGCCAACTCATGATATATACTATTCACATTCATATATATACGGGAGGCGCTCATGACGAAGGTTCTGATCGACATCGACGACAATGCCCTGAACAGAGCCTCTGACGCGTTGGGCACCAAGACCAAGAAGGACACAGTGAACACCGCGCTCAAGGAGGCCGTGATCAGCAGAGACCGCGCTGTTGCCCTGGCCGAGATGCGCGACCTCGTTGCCGACGGCGCTTTCGACCTCGACTTGCTCTCGGATAAGCCCGGACATCGTACGTGACCTTCGCCCACTACCTCATCGATACGAGCGCTCTCGTGCGCATCCTGGCGCGCCCCGAGAAGAACCACAGGTGGGATCAGGCCTTGGTGCAGGGTTTGGTCGCCGTGTGCCCGCTCACCGAGCTGGAACTCCTGTACAGCGTGCGCTCAGCACAGGATCGGGAACGCGCCGTGTCGCTTCTCAACCGACTTCTGCTCCCCATCGATCCAGACGACCGCGACTATCGACGTGCCTGGGAGGTCCAGAAGGAACTCACCTCCCGAGGCGAGCACCGAAGCGCCGGGCCGGTCGACCTCGTGGTGGCCGCCTGCGCGGAGCTCAGAGGGCTCACCCTCATTCACTGTGACAAGGACTTCGAGACGATCGCCCGAGTGACCGGGCAGAACGAATTGCGTGTAGCAGATTGATCGCGCATCCCGGCACAAAGCG
This region includes:
- a CDS encoding jacalin-like lectin, with translation MSDLAGGPHGTPFTDVERVVAGAEPRTLSLRAGARLDQVAMGHTDGGRVSHGGTGGTERTLTLEAGEHLVSATLSTGRRDGRTRVFHAEFTTDRGRTLSGGTPTSDTVSFTAPEGWRVAGFHGRSGDEVDKLGVVYTPIP
- a CDS encoding alkene reductase translates to MSTLFDPIALGGLQLPNRLFMAPMTRSRAYVDGQVDDLVAEYYAQRASAGLIITEGTQPSVRGQGYINTPGLHSAGQVEAWKRVTGAVHDRGGRIFAQIMHTGRVGHPSLYPDGGLPVGPSAIASGESMFDGSGMVEHPVPRELTSSDIDEALDDFASAARNAITAGFDGVELHGANGYLIHQFLADGANRRTDEYGGTPENRARFAVQAVGAVADTVGAERTALRLSPGNPFNGISESDTRTQYLALLDALNDRPDLAFLHLAMASRETAELFRKEWRGALVHNPASGLDLAPAVSALEEDVADAVALGSAWLANPDLLDRVRAGGPYNAPDSGSFYGGDHRGYTDYPVLDGS
- a CDS encoding BTAD domain-containing putative transcriptional regulator, with the protein product MRFGVLGQLAVWTGDDEPVRVPGAKVRALLAHLLVHRGTPVSADRLGADLWDEPAHDTSAAVQTAVSRLRGALERAEAGARGRVESGPSGYRLRVDPGQVDADRFEDLVGRARGAGPAEAADLLGQALALWRGPALADHADAPFAVPAVGRWEEMRLTAVEDRVLARLALGEDAALVAEIDELLRAEPLRERLRAAHMLALYRSGRQTEALESYRRGRDLLAREIGVEPGHDLVRLHERVLAQSPDLDPATAPTPGPAPATSASPAAAPAALTGAAVPATAPEPARSAVPASVGSPPVRLPAPLTDVVGRQESAQRLRGDLERFRLVTLVGPGGVGKTTLALSALSEAPAGSPVWFVELVGRAPDATTPDQVADAIAAAMGLQDEGDVGGQTRERSSADRLATSLGTQPALLVLDNCEHVTEPVAALAVVLLRAAPGLRMLATSREPLGVPGERLHQVRPLRVPGDHSPAEMAGSDAVELFVRRVRASLPSFTLDGDNAEAVATVCRRLDGLPLALELAAARVRSLGVRELATRLDDRFQLLGGGGSGLHERQQTLRATVDWSWRLLTGAERAVLGRLSVQLGSFSLDAAEAVAVGPLPDGGRVDTADAAGVLATLVDRSLVVARQDSEGTGFRLLETIRAFARQKLAESGDEAEARRRHAHHTADRLARRESLTLTADTARSLDRRDQDAANVRAAVEWAAEHGEAGPALRITGSLGWAWYLRGRYREGGRLLSLALSASGEATDAERALALLWRFSLAYTECPRPGLQDTAREAIALAERSGDPLLPAKIRTVLVHVASMADGPSAPVRSPREVVEEAHRLFEASGERWWQAFAQNLRGWWAMRRSELAETRRHGRESLEHFVALEEPWGQVRACGLLGILAEIEGDYEEAAELHRTALDHAERIGLVAVVVEELTRLARVHMLTGDFARADEYNHTALRVSGEQAFDSKVVFVQGGLAMTARRRGRPEEAERYLRRILDAHQRDGYRPGQAFALAELGMCAEARGDAAAARDLHAQGLEAARRVGDPRAVAMALEGLAGADALDGEGERAARLLGAAARAREETGAPLPSAERFDVDRITAAVRGLLGEAALERAWAHGHGWVLSEAVERALGEPSVPERA
- a CDS encoding M14 family metallopeptidase is translated as MRTTLARRTLIPLTLAALTLGLLGPMGAGAATDPARFEIHGPDSPEERTAIAATGAAIDEVRDGSVVVTATPSEADALTGLGHKLTEIAPGPVLPLAPDEGYTTFDELRETIDEVVAAHPGIAAQSVIGQSHEGRDLVAVKISDDAAVDQDEPEVLFTHSQHAREHLTVEMAVYLMRLLTDEYGSDARITDLVDSREIWILPNVNPDGAEYDMAGSTWRNWRKNRQPNQGSSAVGTDMNRNWDHLWGCCNGSSGNPSSSTYRGPAPESAPEVSAVAEFVRGRVVGGEQQITAAIDFHTYSELILWPYGYTYDEVGDGMTREEYDTHAALGIHMADANGYTPQQSSDLYITDGTINDWLWADQRIVNYTYEMYPASSWGGGFYPPSSVIDRETSRNREAVLRLLDYADCPYRIIGEEEAYCS
- a CDS encoding type II toxin-antitoxin system VapB family antitoxin; translated protein: MTKVLIDIDDNALNRASDALGTKTKKDTVNTALKEAVISRDRAVALAEMRDLVADGAFDLDLLSDKPGHRT
- a CDS encoding PIN domain nuclease, which encodes MTFAHYLIDTSALVRILARPEKNHRWDQALVQGLVAVCPLTELELLYSVRSAQDRERAVSLLNRLLLPIDPDDRDYRRAWEVQKELTSRGEHRSAGPVDLVVAACAELRGLTLIHCDKDFETIARVTGQNELRVAD